In Amaranthus tricolor cultivar Red isolate AtriRed21 chromosome 3, ASM2621246v1, whole genome shotgun sequence, a single window of DNA contains:
- the LOC130807448 gene encoding probable galacturonosyltransferase-like 3, with product MPSSLFFTIFTITVTVTVAGDIPQYREAPAFRNGENCAIPGTPSSTIHIAMTLDTTYLRGSIAAVFSVLRHSSCPENLSFHFLTSSTNFQHLNHTITSTFPYLTISLLHFNPLLVHNKISTSIRRALDQPLNYARIYLADLLPRHVNRVIYFDSDLIVVDDVSNLWNIDLGIHVLGAPEYCHANFTSYFTHKFWNTLELSETFLNRERAPCYFNTGVMVIDVNKWRKGEYTLKLESWMKLQKQHRIYQLGSLPPFLLVFGGEVERVEHRWNQHGLGGDNIRGLCRDLHPGPVSLLHWSGKGKPWLRIDSNRPCPLDSLWAPYDLLYYPPSLSAAVLLSD from the coding sequence ATGCCATCATCACTCTTCTTCACAATCTTCACCATCACCGTCACCGTCACCGTCGCCGGGGATATTCCGCAATACCGTGAAGCTCCAGCATTCCGCAATGGCGAAAACTGCGCCATTCCCGGTACACCATCATCAACAATCCACATTGCTATGACTCTCGACACTACCTACCTTCGAGGTTCCATAGCAGCTGTATTCTCTGTTCTTCGCCATTCTTCCTGCCcagaaaatctttctttccaTTTCCTCACTTCTTCCACTAATTTCCAACACCTTAATCATACAATCACTTCTACCTTTCCTTATTTAACAATCTCTCTTCTCCATTTCAACCCTCTTCTTGTCCACAACAAAATCTCAACCTCTATTCGCCGCGCACTCGATCAACCCCTCAATTACGCCCGCATCTACCTTGCTGACCTTCTCCCACGCCATGTCAATCGCGTGATTTACTTCGATTCAGAccttattgttgttgatgatgtttctAATCTATGGAATATTGATCTTGGAATTCACGTTCTTGGAGCTCCAGAATATTGTCATGCTAATTTCACCAGTTATTTTACTCATAAATTCTGGAACACTCTAGAACTTTCAGAAACTTTTCTCAACCGAGAAAGAGCACCGTGTTATTTCAACACTGGTGTGATGGTAATCGATGTGAATAAATGGAGAAAGGGTGAGTATACTTTAAAATTAGAGAGTTGGATGAAGTTGCAAAAACAACACCGTATTTATCAACTAGGTTCATTGCCGCCATTTTTACTGGTTTTTGGAGGTGAAGTAGAGAGAGTTGAACATAGATGGAATCAACATGGATTAGGTGGAGATAATATAAGAGGATTGTGTAGAGATTTGCATCCTGGACCAGTTAGTTTGTTGCATTGGAGTGGAAAAGGGAAGCCATGGTTGAGAATCGACTCGAATCGGCCATGTCCATTGGATAGTCTCTGGGCTCCTTATGATCTTCTCTATTATCCGCCATCTTTATCGGCTGCAGTTTTATTATCTgactaa
- the LOC130807447 gene encoding uncharacterized protein LOC130807447, protein MNPACMQFEVDFKRVNSDESVMKMTRLGVKFRAVAVYILKVDDDAELESDLTTRVSKLSFKRAGKSNVKYKKQIEACGPQNSCLDSFNTQNPKPLSTFIPNPRLHSPPLNSIGHQDNLLLEGNQESTVEDSQESKSQASKVGVSEVYDGDGSEQFEDALSEGLDEQDVSESSDGVGDSDSEDKNYCVSAELEESEQESYTDSEGVGEHEQPEQLGDAVIALNLIRDNVSDYDESDEEEAQVVNEHTDWKKFTWRVGANFPNPNAFKNAVTQYALAQGMSLKIAVSDKKRRNRLGVVCVSGCPFRIYASWDRKLAEYTVNSVKNKHTCQRNMEGNSRLKSKWVAEQKIEVFKKRPHILFNEIIDMVKSNYSIMCSREFAYHAKYNAHKKLYGSMKDHYNKVMNYLCIDGCFIKIFLGGMLLLVIGRDPNEQMFLVAWAAVGGRTMNLGNGFYRS, encoded by the coding sequence ATGAACCCAGCTTGTATGCAATTTGAGGTGGATTtcaaaagggtaaatagtgatgAAAGTGTAATGAAAATGACAAGGCTCGGTGTTAAATTTAGGGCAGTAGCTGTGTACATACTTAAGGTAGATGATGATGCAGAGTTGGAAAGTGACTTAACTACAAGGGTATCAAAGTTAAGTTTCAAAAGGGCAGGTAAAAGCAACGTCAAATATAAGAAACAAATTGAGGCATGTGGTCCCCAAAACAGCTGCCTAGATTCCTTTAATACACAGAACCCCAAACCTTTGTCCACTTTTATCCCAAACCCTAGACTTCATAGTCCCCCACTTAATTCCATAGGCCATCAAGATAACCTTTTGTTAGAGGGTAATCAAGAGTCTACGGTTGAGGATAGTCAAGAATCTAAGAGTCAAGCATCTAAAGTCGGGGTTAGTGAAGTTTATGATGGTGATGGGAGTGAACAGTTTGAGGATGCACTTAGTGAAGGCTTGGATGAGCAAGATGTAAGTGAGTCAAGTGATGGGGTGGGTGATAGTGACAGTGAGGATAAAAACTATTGTGTAAGTGCTGAGCTAGAAGAAAGTGAACAGGAGAGTTATACAGATAGTGAAGGGGTGGGTGAACATGAACAGCCTGAACAATTGGGTGATGCTGTAATAGCTTTAAATTTGATCAGGGATAATGTTTCAGATTATGATGAaagtgatgaagaagaggcACAAGTTGTGAATGAGCACACTGACTGGAAAAAATTCACATGGCGTGTAGGTGCTAACTTTCCAAACCCAAATGCTTTTAAGAATGCAGTTACACAGTACGCACTAGCACAAGGTATGAGTTTAAAAATAGCTGTGAGTGATAAGAAAAGGCGGAATAGGCTAGGTGTTGTATGTGTTTCGGGTTGTCCTTTTAGGATTTATGCATCTTGGGACAGAAAACTAGCTGAGTATACAGTGAATTCTGTGAAGAATAAACATACTTGTCAGAGAAACATGGAGGGAAATAGTAGACTGAAATCTAAATGGGTGGCTGAGCAAAAGATTGAAGTGTTCAAGAAAAGACCACACATCCTTTTCAATGAGATAATTGACATGGTAAAGAGCAATTACAGTATTATGTGTAGCAGGGAATTTGCATACCATGCCAAATACAATGCTCATAAGAAGCTCTATGGTTCAATGAAAGACCATTATAATAAGGTGATGAATTACTTGTGCATTGATGGGTGTTTCATCAAGATTTTCCTAGGGGGTATGCTATTATTAGTTATTGGAAGGGACCCAAATGAACAGATGTTTCTTGTAGCATGGGCCGCAGTAGGGGGGAGAACAATGAATCTTGGGAATGGTTTTTATCGGAGTTGA